Below is a genomic region from Rhineura floridana isolate rRhiFlo1 chromosome 5, rRhiFlo1.hap2, whole genome shotgun sequence.
aagaacctgtaattttaggcagagatgttatgggatcccaaggaaaaatatatgtggtgaccagacaacaactcgGTAAAacagcagaagccattttatctgacgctgaacagaacagggtggaacctgtaaaCGAGCCTGAGGTCGCCATGGCAACCCctagtgtgcctggagtgaatgatcgaagtgtataaaattatgcatggcatggagagagtggagagagaaaagtttgtctacctctcttataacactagaactcgtgggcattcaatgaagctgaatgttggaagattcaggacaggcaaaagaaagtacttcatgcagcacatagttgaagcatggaattcactgccacaggaggcagtgatggccaccaatttggatggctttaaaagaggattagacaaattcatggaggagatggctatcagtggctatgccgccatggtcagaggcagcatgctgctgAATGCCAGTCGCTGGAAACTGTAAGTgtggggggagtgctcttgtgctcaggtcctgcttgtgggcttcccataggcaactggttggccactgtgagaacaggatgctggactagatgggccactggcctgatccagcaggctcttcctatgctcTTATGTTGTTACCTTCACATGCTAACATCACCCAAAGTGACAGCTACTACCCATGTTGTCTGTATGCACAGGTAGGTGTGTTTACaaactccccttccctccctcaatTAGTGTTTCTacagaagattttttaaaacatttattttccaCAGTCTTTCAAAAGAGAGGGGTTAGAAATTGGTGTGATATATAGAGAGATGACTTGGTTACTGTACTGTTTCCTATTCACAGACAAGTTAACATGGTGAAGGGGAGTGGCACAGCCCTGTAATGCCAGTAGCTCTCTTCCCAAATAGCTAGTGACCCAAGAAAGTGCTCGGTATGTACACATGTATGTAGTGTTTGAGAAGTGCTTTCTTGACACAATAAGGGATTAAACTGTTCCAGCAGAATGTGCCTTAGATTGAGAAGTAGTGGGGGACACGGATAACATAGGGATGACGTTATGTGTATCAAGCATCAGGCACTGAAcggctatgctagtcgggcggtatagaaatccaataaataaataaataaaatattgcgcAGTGTGTACATGCCTCTGGTGTGTTCAAGCAAACACGTGTACAACCCTCCTTCAGACCTTGCTGCTCACAGTAAGGTCGggagcagaaggctgctggggcCAGCACCTTCTATGAGCTTAGGATGTCGTAATGTAAATATAAAAGGAGCTGCTTGTGTTTCCCAGCAAGTCTTGGGGTCAGCTGGGGTCAACTGGGGGTCAGGGAAATGGAACACCTTAAAAATTGTTCAGTCTTTTATTTTATGAGGTATGCAATTTTCTTCTCTCTGGCATGCACAGAAGAATGAGTACATATTATCCCAAGGATTGTGAGTTTTGAACGATCCATTCCATCTTTATCAAtttgaatataaatataataaacgagaaaagtatacttttttttagattccccatatCTTAAAAGAAGCACTCGTCCTTGCAAGCGAAGGAAAGAAAGGTGCCTCTTCTAGGTCGCCCCTGATCATCTGTCGTTTTTATCCgtacttaatattaaaaaatagCGCTGTTTGAACATTATTTCCCAAGGAGTTTGGAGGCACCTTTTCAGTCGGTGTGAAATAGTATGAAAGCAGACACTGAATACAGAGGAGTGGAGGGCGGCGGCGGGGGAGAGATTGGCAGCGCAGCTGTTTCGAAAAACGCTTCCTGTTCCTTTAAAGACGCGCCTGTGCGCGCTTCGCACAAGCTGGAAAGTCTCCGGGCCGGGTGAGGCACGCAGTCGTTGTAACAGGCAGGCGGCAGACTGACTGATCTCGCTAACAGGGGCTTCTGTGTAAACTGAGGCTAAGCAAACACAGATGGGTCTCTCCGCGTGCATTCACCAAAAATGCTGGCAATGCGGCCGGGACTTCAGATGACATTCTGATCCGATTGCTGCTCCCACACTGCCTTTTACAAATCGGGGCTTGGAAGGACAGCAGCTGCTGCTCTGCAAACCCCGAGGCAGCCGCCGCCAAAGCCGCCGCCTCAAGGGCTGGAGGTGGGGGGTGGCTCGGTGGGAGAGTCTTGGGAACTTGGGAGAGAAACTCTTGGACGGGCGGGTCCCCCCATGAAGAACATGCAGCTGGCTGAAGAAGAGGCGAGCTGGAAGCGCCTCTGCCTCAAGGAACTCAGCGGCATCAAGAAGCTCAAGCGGAAGAGCCGAGAGCCCGCCAAGCCGCCCCAGCTCGGCGGCTGCAGGAGTTTCCAAGGGGACTTGAGAGCCCGCGAGCACGTGCTCGGTGGGCTGAGGCTGGGGGGCCAGCGGGACGCGCGGCCAGAAAGCCAGGCGGGCGCTTCCAATGGGGccccggcggcggcggcggcggccccgGGCTTCCCGGAAGGCAGAGCCAGCGGCGCCGGCAAGGTGATGGACGTGCGAAAACCAGCTTTCCCTGCGGGGCTCGCCTCGCCCCCCCAGCAGCCCCTGAGGAAAGACGCGTGTCTCCGCTCGGGCAGTCTGAACAAGGCGGAAGGCCAGGCGTTTGCGGACCCGAGCCTGCAGCCCAGGATGATGGTGTGTCAGCAGCAGCCGCGGCCGCTGGAAAGTTCTTACTCGTCCGCTTCCCACGTAATCTACAGCAGCAATCCCGATTCTTCCCTGTCGCCTAGGAAACGGCTGGGGGAGACCGCCGGCGTCTCCTCGGAGATCAAAGCCATTCAGCAGACTCGGCGGCTGCTTGCGAACGCCCGGGAGAGGACCAGGGTGCACACCATCAGCGCTGCCTTCGAGGCTCTGAGAAAGCAGGTAAGCCACGCCGCCGGAAGCATTCtctcgcttccccccccccccccgggccatCTCCAGTAATAGTCCTTTAACAAAGCCGCCTCATTTCAGAGGAGACTCCGTCGCCTTCCCAGGTATCCAGTTTGGGGCGTGGGAGAGGGACGGTGTCTGAGGAGGAGATGGGGGGGGGCTCAAGGCTGCCTGGAAACAGACCAGTTTTTTCAGAAAGCTTGTGCAATGCCAGATGCAGATGATAGGCTGTTGATACCCATGTGGAGAAAAATGTGCTCTGCATATTCtcagaggacctctcttcttgcTGCTTCTGCAAATTCCAAGGCCAAGTCATATCATTTAACTAGGGAGCCCTAAAGTGACAAATTCACGTGATACCCCACCAGTTAATGTGGATTCATATGGTAATAATCCCCTTTAAAATTAACTACCTTGCTCATTTCAATGGCTTTAGAGCAGGAGAACTTTCTGGTGGACTGTGCAACCTTGGGTCAGAACTGCCCTCCAATGCTGCCCCTTTTAAAGGCATTCAGATCCTGCCAGCTCACCTTGCCTCATGGTAGGGCCATCTCTTTCAAGGTCCATAGCTGTTTCTGGTAAACATTGGCTCAAATTGGACTTTAGAGTGAATGGCAAGCTCTTCTCAAATCTATCTTACCTACAACGTTGGTTTTTAAAGTGAGTAAGAATGTAATGCTCAGAATTAGTTACGGGAAGAGGCCTTTTAACATGCAACATCACTGAAAGGCCATCGTTTAAAAGGCCAAATCACAAGGTTTTGGTCTTAGTTCTTAATCTGATTGTTGGGTTACAGGGAAGGGGCTGCTTTGGTTGGGTAGAAAACCATGGAAGAACATTGGGTTCTCTCCTAGGATCATTAAACAAGGAAAGGTATGTGGTTCACtgtgtgatttgtgtgtgtgtgtgacctatAGTTGCCTTTCCCCCCCACGCCATGCCAAAGAAACTAAACTTGGATGAAACACTGCTATTATCAAAAGTTCACATGGGTCTCATGCCGGGTGTAAATTATATCTTCCTGTTAATCAAATACACTTTCCTGTCAGTCACCCAGCTCTGTGCTCATAACATGTTTTCCAAAGGTATGGGGTCTGTGAGTGAGAGAGAAGCAAGCTCTGAAATCcaagtttatttgtttaaaaggcCCTCCTCCACCCTGGAGTGGCTTCATGGGCTGTTAAATGCAGTACAAGAATATATTAATTGGGAAGGCAAAGACCAATTAAGTGTTATTATTGTCCATTTTGGTAGAACCTAAAGCTTTTGAATCCTAAAGATTAAGGATTCAATATTCTGGTGTTTCTCTCAAAGATTTTAATTGTTTCTGATGTGTGTGCTTGTATGGAGTTGGACAGAGATAGCCaaagtgatgccctccagatgttggaccccatcaaccccagtcaggaTGACCAATGGTCCGGGatggtgggagatgtagttcaatgacatctggagggtacagTGTTGACTACCCATGGTACAGAagatttgcagtgcaatcctattacCCATTAATCCCCATTAAGTCCAGTGGGACccacttccaagtaagcatgcataggattacagccttggaCTCTTCCAATGAGTTTCAGTTCGTGTAGACTTCTCTCAGTGATAAAAAGCTCTGATCCTAGATATACTTCCtgcaaataagccccactgaaagtaATGGGACTTGATTTCAAGTGAATATGCTTAAGATTAGTGTGCTGTTCCACTAAAGAAGAGTAAGTTTTAAACCCCATTAAAAATCATTCACACAAATTTGGAAAGTTATTTAGACCATAGCACCCTTTTCTTCTTAGCTGATAGGTGAAAGTTGGAATAGCTGTTGGGAATGAAGAATGTCTTCGTTCTGCCTTTGTCCTATCAAAATATCTTAATATTTGCCTAACGCTGAGTCCAAGAGTAAGAACTCATGTCCCTTTCAAGAACAGGATCTTCAACAGTACACCACGCCCTACTTGTTCATGGGTATCGGTGTCTTACTGACCACACATATAAGCTCTCTTGCTTTCTCATCTCCCACAGGAGGAAGTGACTTGATTGGTTGTATTATGCATTGGGACATAGGTTTTGGAGCACTTGATTCTGAACCATTTATGAAGCTCAAAAGGTGTGGTCCTGTACTTGGGTGGAGATTTCTGGAGTGGACCTTCATgtaaggcaaggatggggaaccagtggcctccAGATGGaccacatttcccatcatccttgatctttGTTCATGTTGgcccgggctgatgggagtttgaagtccaacatctggaggcctacaATTTCTCTACCCTTGATGTAAAGCATATCCTGTGAACCTCAAAGCAGATCATTCAAAGACTTATTTTCCTTCcttcttggtctctctctctctctccctgactcTCTCTTTAATTCAAAAGCACGTTCCTTTATCTAAAAGCAATAAGCCTTTGCAAAAGTGCCTTAAGTTTGGTCACATGTTATGCCTATCTCTGGCAAATGtggagatatagatatagatatttatggatggatagatggatataTTGGAATGAAGAGTAAAGAAGAACCAAAAACAGTGTCATCCTGTCTATATATCAGTACCTATACTACAGCATAGTGGCTCTCAAAGATGGACGTCAACAGCAGTCACAGCAAATTCTTCTGATGGGGGAACTCTATTGCAGCCTGGCTTTGCACGTTGCCTTGTATATCTGTAGATGAATACTCATTCAGACAGCAGTCTTGCACATTTCCCCCATGCTTTATCtgcctttgttttttaaagcagcaCACATACATTTTACTTTCACTTTAAAAAAGTGAATTCCTTGAAAACAGTTGCAAATGTGCTCCAGCATCTTGGTACTATCACTGGCACTAGCTTCTCAGTGCCAGCCACAGCTGGCTTTCTCTTATTCAGATTGAAGCATTCTGAAAAGCTGCAAAACAGATAACACTAAGAGGGAAATGGTAGGTCTGGATTGAATGCATGAGAGTGCTTCCATGAATATGAGCCTTCATCCTCGGTTCTATCAAAACAAAACTTGTTTCTCAGAAAGCAATTCCTTTTTTAACAGAAAAATCCTATATTGTGGATTTCCTATTCATCCTCACTTTTTCTGGCAATATGCCAGGACTTTATCACCAGGTTATAAATGGATGATGCTTGAAATTTTATGAACCGCAATGTGCAAAATCCCTTTGAGAATTCTAGCTAATCTTATCAACATTCTTTAACTTTTTTAGAAATGTCTATAAATGTTTTGCCTGAGCAGACCCTCCATCTGAAATTTTGTCTTAGGCAAACTTTAGCAAGAGATAATTACTTGCTCAATTTTTATGTGACCCAAGTGACTGGTTACCTGACAACCAAAAATGCCTCCCACCATCTCGCTGCACATATATAACTGGCTTTCAAAGCACACAAATAGTTATGAAAAGTTGTTGGAGATATAATAGGGAACTATGAAGACCCTCAGGGAGGAGTCCAGCccaaattcttatttatttaaaggtaGTAGAAGCTCTTGGactagggctactggggcacagccctcccaaggaaGAACGGcaagcaactttttaaaaaatcccccaaaATCACTCTTTTCtgtcccacacacattttatacttcaatttgaactcagagaagctttGGAGACATTTCTGACAATCTGctattctctggccaatcaggttctgcaccactcagccaaaaaTATAGCTATGGCAGAGGTCTTCCCCCCATGTGTACCTAAACAGAAAAACCATGTGAAATTTGAATAGGAGGAGGACTGCTggcttttcagcacctgttgtaCAAGTTCTCACTCCCTCCTGTTATGAGGGCAATACAGCCACAGAACAGGAGTAGGGATGACTGCTTGAAGAGCAGACCTCCAAGCCTCTGGTAGTCTATCAGAATCATACACCTGTTCTGTGGTTGGTCATAGCTATTACCTTGAAGGCCATACCTACACATTGCATTTCTGGAACCTTAGGCCCCAGGACTATGTTTATCTTCCCTGATCAGCTTgctgtttgcttatttttatttcactGAACTGCCTATTTGTGTGAGTATGACTAGACACACTGTTAGTCTCTTCTGTGtacaatacatttttatttataccaTTTTTGTTTAATGGATGTGAACTGAGGGGGGatcttaacattttttttaaaaaaagtgttttccaATCCTGCAGAAGTTCACCCTCATTAAAAGCTAATGGGATTAATAGGATAATTAATTATGCtgaaagggaaggggagagtgGCTTTATTCAAATACATGCTGGGACATGCATTTCTTTTTGGGCAGTAATGGATGCTGTGAGCCTGGCAACTTGGTAATGGAAATGATGCTTACAGCTTAATTTGACCTCGGGTTATTTATTGTGTAAAGCTGCAGTccaatacttgtctactcagaagtaaggtccattgggttcaatgggatttactcccaggtcagtgtgtactggattgcagcctaaggctgtgaacacatgAGTTGCAagagcaaagcttttccattagccacacctggagggggaacaggttgatctgctgatcagttgcaaaaattatttgaagctgattaaaaaaaaaaaactcactcAAACTGCTCCTACCAGgtcttacagtaaaaaggggtggggtttgactagcattgtgtgcccccattttcagaagagagagatagctaacacaatggaagacaggaataaaatccaaagggacctggatagactagaaaattgggctgaaattaataaaatgacattcaataaagacaaatgcaagattctgcatttaggccacaaaaacaaaatgcacgggtacaggatgggaaatacccggcttagcagtagtgcgtgtgagaaggaccttggaattgtagtggatcgcaagttgaacatgacccagcagtgtgatgctgcggcaaagaaggcaaatgtggttttgagctgcataaacagagctatagtttccaggtcgagggaagtaatagtcccactatattctgcattagtcaggcctcatctggaatactgtgttcagttctgggcacctcattttttattatttatttattattcaatttattagtcgcccatctggctggttgaccagccactctgggcgacgtacacgataaaacgatacattaaacattaaaatttaaaaacctaacaataaaagcttaacccatcccaaaacctttcctgaagagccaagtcttcagagTCCGGTGGAAAGTCATCTcagagggggcatgacggagatcatttgggagagaattccatagggtgggggccactattgagaaggccctctctctagtcctcaccagtcttgctgtttttaccggtgggatcgagagaaggtcctctgaggctgatcttgttgagcggcaaccctgacgatgctggaggcgctccttcagttacactgggccaaaaccatatagggttttaaaggtcagaaccaacaccttgaattgggttcggtaagcaaccaggtaaccagtgcaactcctttaacacaggagtgatgtgttCTTgctggtggctgcctttaatcagacgagctgccgcattctgtaccagttgcagcttccggaccgttttcatgggtaaccccacgtagagcacattacagtagtctaggcgagaggtgaccagggcatgtaccaccggtgggagtagatggataggaaggtagcggcgcagcctccgtatcagatggagttgatacagtgccatccggctcacagccgagacttgagcctccatggacagctgggagtccaaaatgaccccccaggctgcggacctggtctttcaggggcaaatgtaccccattgagcaccaggtccacatcccccaaccttttcttatctcccacaaacagtacctcggttttacctggattcagcttcagcttattccttcccatccagccactcaccgactccaggcatttggacagggtttctacagccaaccttggtgaagatttgaatgagagatagagctgcgtgtcatccgcatactgatgacactgcagcccaaatctcctgatgattgcccccagcggctttatatagatgttaaatagcatcggggagaggatagaaccctgtggcaccccacaagtgagaggccaaggatccgagacctcatcctccaatgccactctttggtacctaccagagaggaaggaatggaaccactgcaatacagtgccccccatgcctaacctcttcaggcggtccaggaggatagcatggtcaatggtatcaaaagccgctgagagatcaaggaggacaaggaaggtgcattcgcccctatcccatgccctcctcatatcatccaccaaggcgaccaaggctgtttcagtcccatgtccaggcctgaagaccgattgaaatggatctagataatccgcttcttccaagtgtgcttgcaactgttttgccaccacccgttcagccgccttgcctaagaatggtaaatttgagactgggcgaaagttgttcagatcttgaggatccaaggagggcttttttaagattggttttattattgcctccttgagtgctgatggcattactccctcttgaaGTGatatatttaccaccatcttgatcctctcacccagtctctctttacagctcataatgagccatgatgggcagggattgagtaagcaggtggttggctttaaggttgaaagcaccttgtccacttcctcggatGGAaaaagctgaaaccgatcccataaCACCGGAGCTcgactggtcacctctggctcactcactgtgtccacagcgtacggtatagcactcttaatacgatcgattttctccgcaaagtgcttagcaaactcgtcacaggagaccttatcatgttccattggttccggagcaactggacc
It encodes:
- the ATOH8 gene encoding transcription factor ATOH8 isoform X1, with the translated sequence MKNMQLAEEEASWKRLCLKELSGIKKLKRKSREPAKPPQLGGCRSFQGDLRAREHVLGGLRLGGQRDARPESQAGASNGAPAAAAAAPGFPEGRASGAGKVMDVRKPAFPAGLASPPQQPLRKDACLRSGSLNKAEGQAFADPSLQPRMMVCQQQPRPLESSYSSASHVIYSSNPDSSLSPRKRLGETAGVSSEIKAIQQTRRLLANARERTRVHTISAAFEALRKQVPCYSYGQKLSKLAILRIACNYILSLARLADLDYSADHSNMSFSECVEQCTRTLQAEGRSKKRKFNCAYMSLQ
- the ATOH8 gene encoding transcription factor ATOH8 isoform X2; the protein is MKNMQLAEEEASWKRLCLKELSGIKKLKRKSREPAKPPQLGGCRSFQGDLRAREHVLGGLRLGGQRDARPESQAGASNGAPAAAAAAPGFPEGRASGAGKVMDVRKPAFPAGLASPPQQPLRKDACLRSGSLNKAEGQAFADPSLQPRMMVCQQQPRPLESSYSSASHVIYSSNPDSSLSPRKRLGETAGVSSEIKAIQQTRRLLANARERTRVHTISAAFEALRKQVPCYSYGQKLSKLAILRIACNYILSLARLADLDYSADHSNMSFSECVEQCTRTLQAEGRSKKRKIT
- the ATOH8 gene encoding transcription factor ATOH8 isoform X3; the protein is MKNMQLAEEEASWKRLCLKELSGIKKLKRKSREPAKPPQLGGCRSFQGDLRAREHVLGGLRLGGQRDARPESQAGASNGAPAAAAAAPGFPEGRASGAGKVMDVRKPAFPAGLASPPQQPLRKDACLRSGSLNKAEGQAFADPSLQPRMMVCQQQPRPLESSYSSASHVIYSSNPDSSLSPRKRLGETAGVSSEIKAIQQTRRLLANARERTRVHTISAAFEALRKQVPCYSYGQKLSKLAILRIACNYILSLARLADLDYSADHSNMSFSECVEQCTRTLQAEGRSKKRKE
- the ATOH8 gene encoding transcription factor ATOH8 isoform X5, which produces MKNMQLAEEEASWKRLCLKELSGIKKLKRKSREPAKPPQLGGCRSFQGDLRAREHVLGGLRLGGQRDARPESQAGASNGAPAAAAAAPGFPEGRASGAGKVMDVRKPAFPAGLASPPQQPLRKDACLRSGSLNKAEGQAFADPSLQPRMMVCQQQPRPLESSYSSASHVIYSSNPDSSLSPRKRLGETAGVSSEIKAIQQTRRLLANARERTRVHTISAAFEALRKQEKEYSIKSEKVLELLADKDTLTTFAQYDMSSTWRWGNLFQPRGCILF
- the ATOH8 gene encoding transcription factor ATOH8 isoform X6 — its product is MKNMQLAEEEASWKRLCLKELSGIKKLKRKSREPAKPPQLGGCRSFQGDLRAREHVLGGLRLGGQRDARPESQAGASNGAPAAAAAAPGFPEGRASGAGKVMDVRKPAFPAGLASPPQQPLRKDACLRSGSLNKAEGQAFADPSLQPRMMVCQQQPRPLESSYSSASHVIYSSNPDSSLSPRKRLGETAGVSSEIKAIQQTRRLLANARERTRVHTISAAFEALRKQFNCAYMSLQ
- the ATOH8 gene encoding transcription factor ATOH8 isoform X4 → MKNMQLAEEEASWKRLCLKELSGIKKLKRKSREPAKPPQLGGCRSFQGDLRAREHVLGGLRLGGQRDARPESQAGASNGAPAAAAAAPGFPEGRASGAGKVMDVRKPAFPAGLASPPQQPLRKDACLRSGSLNKAEGQAFADPSLQPRMMVCQQQPRPLESSYSSASHVIYSSNPDSSLSPRKRLGETAGVSSEIKAIQQTRRLLANARERTRVHTISAAFEALRKQDLFEMAEVYQSQNGGIGAQTVTITRQMEAEFGTITWFPAIPMDRSFPNWPS